The nucleotide window CCTTGCACTCCACATACATACAGGATACAGCCATGGCGTCGTTCTACAAGAAACTTGCAGTGGTCATTGGCTTCACCGTGGCCTTGCTCATCGCGTCAAATGGTGAAGAAACTTCCTCATTAGGTGAGTTTTGGCAGGAGAATATTTCGCAGCTCAACGCAAACTCTCTGCAAATCATATCATAGCTCTCCAATGCTCTCTGAATCTCCAAATGAACAAATAAAATCTTCTGGTTGCAGGCGGATCAGCACTCTGCGATTCGAGCACGGGTGTCACCTGCACGTCTGACGCGAGTTGCGTGCCCATCTGCAAGCAAAAGGCTGGACAAAACTACGTCGATGGCTACTGCTCCCCGGAGCCTAATGCCGTGGGCGGCGGCCGTTCATGCGTGTGCGTCGAGCGATGTGGTGCGCaatcgacgccgccgccgccggagaagGAGGCGACGGCGACGCCGGCATGGCACGGGATGCGAATGCTAGACTGATTATTTTTTGTTAAGCGGATCTCTGCACAAGAAAGGCTGAACGAACGCCTTTGATATCATCGATCTGCTCTTGTGCACTGTAGCCAATCTTATTGTGGGAACAAATCTCAAGTGAACTTATTTGATTCATGCGTGTCAAAAGGCGTAGGAGTAGATGTGGATCGTTCAAATACCAATCAAACAATAGTGATTTGGGTAAACTTAGATTTGATTCATTTGGATTTGGATTGCATAGTCATCGCCATGTCATTCAAACTCAATCGAAGAACAACTCAATTTTTAGGGTCTATTTCGATGTCCTTGGACTTTGGATG belongs to Miscanthus floridulus cultivar M001 chromosome 4, ASM1932011v1, whole genome shotgun sequence and includes:
- the LOC136552539 gene encoding uncharacterized protein, translated to MASFYKKLAVVIGFTVALLIASNGEETSSLGGSALCDSSTGVTCTSDASCVPICKQKAGQNYVDGYCSPEPNAVGGGRSCVCVERCGAQSTPPPPEKEATATPAWHGMRMLD